From a single Labrenzia sp. PHM005 genomic region:
- the fmt gene encoding methionyl-tRNA formyltransferase: MSLRVVFMGTPDFSVPTLMEIVGQGHDVVACYSQPPRPAGRGMDLKKSPVHEAAESFGIPVFTPTSLKDPEEQAQFDELNADVAVVVAYGLLLPKAILDAPEQGCLNLHASILPRWRGAAPINRAIMAGDTETAVQIMHMEEGLDTGPVCMSETVAIGPNMTAGELHDQLSSLGGDLMVRALAALSRGALGEQVQAEDGVTYAAKLSKQETQIDWSLSSEDVHNHIRGLSPFPGAWCEMSLGGKTERVKILRSSLADGNGAAGTVLAVDDAPVIACGSGAVRLEQVQRAGKKPMSGADFLRGAALTVGASVS, from the coding sequence ATGTCCCTCCGTGTTGTTTTTATGGGCACGCCTGATTTTTCCGTGCCGACCCTGATGGAAATCGTTGGCCAGGGCCATGATGTTGTTGCCTGCTATTCCCAGCCGCCACGTCCGGCCGGCCGTGGAATGGACCTGAAAAAGTCCCCGGTGCATGAGGCCGCTGAATCCTTCGGGATCCCAGTCTTTACGCCCACCAGCTTGAAAGATCCGGAAGAGCAAGCGCAATTTGACGAGCTGAATGCGGATGTTGCCGTTGTGGTCGCCTATGGCCTTTTGCTGCCGAAGGCGATTCTGGATGCGCCAGAACAGGGCTGCCTGAACCTGCATGCCTCGATCTTGCCGCGCTGGCGGGGAGCTGCACCGATCAATCGGGCCATTATGGCAGGCGATACGGAAACCGCGGTTCAAATCATGCATATGGAAGAGGGGCTCGACACTGGTCCCGTCTGCATGTCGGAAACAGTTGCGATTGGCCCGAACATGACCGCGGGCGAACTGCACGACCAGCTGTCAAGCCTCGGTGGAGACTTGATGGTGCGTGCCCTGGCTGCTTTGTCCCGTGGTGCGCTGGGCGAACAGGTGCAAGCTGAAGACGGTGTGACCTACGCGGCCAAACTTTCCAAACAAGAAACGCAAATCGACTGGTCATTGTCTTCAGAAGACGTGCACAATCATATTCGCGGCCTGTCGCCGTTTCCTGGTGCTTGGTGCGAGATGTCGCTGGGCGGAAAGACTGAGCGGGTCAAAATCCTACGCAGCAGTCTTGCAGACGGAAATGGTGCTGCCGGAACCGTTCTGGCTGTAGACGATGCCCCGGTCATTGCATGCGGTTCGGGTGCTGTGCGGTTGGAACAGGTCCAACGTGCCGGCAAAAAGCCGATGAGTGGAGCCGATTTCCTGCGCGGAGCTGCCCTTACTGTTGGCGCGTCCGTCAGTTAA
- a CDS encoding mechanosensitive ion channel family protein: MIRASSNRDLICVLLSTFLLLFPLISATQAQETASALPPALQQEAMEKLASDLDPQQVGALADLVTLLQQGADAKKTAGALSGGGPDLLERLQSGLNAFGAMVVSNFQSLPALATGIIGGIGALFAGDIAGPVHILFGAIGLLLVAGFGAEFLFNRIVASRRETIQSLKPTSLYETVKIVSSRAGLDLGGLIIFALIVLIVARVAVFDPVMRSYALQAVFWIVLLPRAVAALLRFALAPHRSELRLVTANDATAKSLYRSFTTLFAFVGVAFFLRNVMQGAGADVGETYRFFVGFGVNAWIIAIIWQARHGLTSIILGDDDDPTSGLERMAQFWPYFSMAFIAFNWLLIQVTSSIGIDSLTAGRSLAVIALVVFAPFLDTMVRGIVSHIVPPMQGEGPVAEAAHLQTRYSYVRIARVALLAFLILTVGRIYGLNLLALGGDGGSGVARNSVIFLLILAAGYLAWEITNLWVSQQLAKDSPPQETQDEESEMGGAGKSRLATILPLVRIVLQVTIVTLTVLLGLSQLGVNITPLIAGASIVGLAIGFGAQTLVSDVVAGIFFLMDDAFRMGEFINTGGAQGTIEKISIRSMQLRGTKGAVHVVPYGQISNLTNLSRDWVIMKLKFTIPFDTDQEKVRKIFKKIGQEIMEMDEYKDDLLAPFKGQGVADVDDVGIVVRGKFTTKPGKQFGVRREIYKRVQKAFEENGIQFARKEVRVQLPETAKLDEPQKEAIAAAAAEAATPKPAV, encoded by the coding sequence ATGATCCGTGCTTCAAGTAATAGAGACCTCATCTGTGTGCTTCTCTCGACTTTCCTTCTGCTCTTCCCATTGATATCCGCCACGCAAGCCCAGGAAACCGCTTCTGCTCTCCCTCCGGCACTCCAACAAGAAGCGATGGAAAAACTTGCTTCCGACCTTGATCCTCAACAGGTCGGCGCCTTGGCTGATTTGGTGACGCTGCTACAACAAGGGGCGGATGCCAAAAAGACTGCTGGAGCACTTTCCGGCGGAGGACCCGATCTGTTGGAGCGCTTGCAATCCGGCCTGAATGCTTTCGGTGCTATGGTTGTCAGCAATTTTCAAAGTCTACCTGCCCTTGCAACAGGGATCATTGGTGGCATCGGCGCCTTGTTTGCTGGGGATATTGCAGGACCGGTCCACATACTTTTTGGCGCAATTGGCCTGCTGCTCGTTGCCGGGTTTGGCGCAGAATTCCTTTTCAACCGTATTGTGGCCTCGCGAAGAGAGACAATTCAATCGTTAAAACCAACGTCTCTTTATGAAACTGTCAAAATCGTTTCGAGCCGGGCAGGCCTCGATCTTGGCGGCCTCATCATCTTTGCCCTTATCGTTCTCATCGTTGCGAGAGTAGCCGTCTTCGACCCGGTCATGCGGTCTTATGCCCTTCAAGCCGTTTTCTGGATCGTACTGCTGCCGCGTGCTGTCGCAGCCCTGTTGCGCTTTGCGCTTGCCCCGCATCGAAGTGAACTTCGGCTGGTGACCGCCAATGATGCGACGGCCAAATCTCTCTACCGCAGTTTTACAACTCTTTTCGCCTTTGTTGGCGTTGCCTTTTTCCTACGCAATGTGATGCAAGGAGCTGGCGCTGATGTCGGAGAGACCTACCGCTTTTTTGTCGGTTTTGGCGTCAATGCCTGGATTATCGCAATCATTTGGCAAGCCCGGCATGGATTAACCAGCATCATTCTGGGCGATGATGATGATCCGACCAGCGGGCTGGAACGCATGGCACAGTTCTGGCCCTACTTTTCCATGGCCTTCATTGCCTTCAACTGGCTTTTGATTCAGGTGACCTCCAGCATTGGTATCGATTCACTGACGGCTGGCCGCTCGCTTGCGGTCATCGCTTTGGTGGTCTTTGCGCCGTTTCTCGACACCATGGTGCGCGGGATCGTGTCGCACATTGTTCCGCCAATGCAAGGCGAAGGCCCCGTCGCGGAAGCAGCCCATTTGCAGACCCGATATAGCTATGTGCGGATTGCCCGTGTGGCATTGCTCGCATTTCTCATCCTTACCGTAGGCCGCATCTACGGGCTGAACCTGTTGGCCCTTGGAGGTGACGGGGGATCCGGTGTTGCCCGCAACAGCGTCATATTTCTTCTCATCCTCGCAGCTGGATATCTGGCCTGGGAAATTACAAACCTTTGGGTTAGTCAGCAGCTGGCGAAAGATTCGCCTCCACAGGAAACACAGGACGAAGAATCGGAAATGGGCGGAGCCGGCAAATCCCGCTTGGCGACGATTCTGCCTCTAGTCCGGATCGTTCTACAGGTCACCATAGTTACCCTCACCGTGCTGCTAGGCTTGAGCCAACTTGGGGTCAACATCACCCCGCTGATTGCCGGCGCCAGCATTGTAGGCTTGGCAATTGGCTTTGGTGCGCAAACGCTTGTGAGCGATGTCGTCGCTGGCATTTTCTTCCTGATGGACGATGCCTTCCGCATGGGCGAATTCATCAACACTGGCGGTGCTCAAGGCACGATTGAAAAAATCTCGATCCGGTCGATGCAGCTGCGCGGCACCAAAGGTGCCGTCCATGTCGTGCCTTATGGTCAGATTTCCAATCTCACCAACCTGTCGCGCGACTGGGTGATCATGAAGCTGAAGTTCACCATCCCCTTCGACACTGATCAGGAGAAGGTCCGAAAGATCTTCAAGAAAATCGGCCAGGAGATCATGGAGATGGACGAATATAAGGACGACCTTCTCGCCCCGTTCAAAGGCCAGGGTGTTGCCGATGTCGACGATGTTGGCATCGTGGTCCGCGGAAAGTTTACCACAAAACCAGGCAAGCAGTTTGGTGTCCGTAGAGAGATCTACAAACGGGTCCAAAAGGCGTTTGAAGAAAACGGCATTCAATTTGCGCGGAAAGAAGTCCGTGTCCAGCTTCCGGAGACTGCCAAATTGGACGAGCCACAGAAGGAGGCAATTGCAGCGGCCGCTGCTGAGGCTGCTACTCCGAAACCGGCTGTTTGA
- the truA gene encoding tRNA pseudouridine(38-40) synthase TruA, whose protein sequence is MPRYKLTVEYDGRPFSGWQRQANAPSVQAVIEGAIKAFSGEDVTIGGAGRTDTGVHATGQVCHADLSKTWPVKTIMGAMNFHCQPDPVVILDCEEMHEGFDARFSAIRRAYRYRIHNRLPPLTHQLGLAWHVKHELDADAMHAAAQEFVGHHDFTTFRHSRCQAKSPEKTLEHFSVYRDGEFVIAECSSRSFLHNQVRSMVGTLRLIGEGRWGPGDITKALQAKDRKACGPVAPADGLYLTRVDYRPAQVDIEALAEWQVRKAAMEAAADKETAGSSSA, encoded by the coding sequence ATGCCGCGATACAAACTGACGGTGGAATATGATGGCCGGCCCTTTTCCGGCTGGCAGCGCCAGGCAAATGCCCCTTCTGTTCAGGCGGTGATTGAGGGAGCGATCAAAGCCTTTTCAGGAGAAGATGTCACGATTGGCGGGGCAGGGCGGACGGACACCGGCGTACATGCAACAGGCCAAGTGTGCCATGCTGATCTGTCAAAGACTTGGCCAGTTAAAACCATCATGGGGGCGATGAATTTTCATTGCCAGCCAGATCCGGTTGTCATTCTGGATTGCGAGGAAATGCATGAAGGGTTCGATGCCCGTTTTTCCGCGATCCGTCGGGCGTACCGGTACCGTATTCACAATCGCTTACCACCGCTGACCCATCAGCTGGGACTTGCTTGGCATGTCAAACACGAGCTGGATGCTGATGCGATGCATGCGGCTGCTCAGGAGTTCGTCGGCCATCACGACTTCACCACCTTCCGGCATTCCCGCTGCCAGGCGAAAAGCCCGGAAAAAACACTGGAGCACTTTTCGGTTTATCGGGATGGGGAATTCGTCATTGCCGAGTGTTCCAGCCGGTCCTTTCTGCACAATCAGGTCCGGTCCATGGTCGGGACGTTGCGACTGATCGGCGAAGGCCGATGGGGACCAGGGGACATCACAAAGGCCTTGCAAGCGAAGGACCGCAAGGCGTGTGGCCCGGTTGCCCCCGCCGATGGCCTTTATCTCACCCGCGTCGATTACCGGCCGGCCCAGGTGGATATTGAAGCACTTGCCGAGTGGCAGGTGCGCAAGGCCGCAATGGAGGCTGCGGCTGATAAAGAAACAGCCGGAAGCAGCAGCGCTTAA
- a CDS encoding GNAT family N-acetyltransferase, which yields MSELMTGSDLVVRDLEPADEAIVRELLLAVYPSDMEARLVHKLRHCGALVLEQVAVDENGAIVGHVAYSRVTNAAIGPGQAIQVACLSPVSVLPNVQRQGVGDRLIRSSLKSLSELEEDLVLVLGPPAYFPRFGFDPELAKKIHGPYAGGAFMALALTEAGTKNLPIEVAFATPFEEFE from the coding sequence ATGAGCGAACTGATGACAGGATCTGACTTGGTCGTACGGGATCTGGAGCCCGCGGATGAAGCAATCGTGCGCGAATTGCTGCTGGCAGTCTATCCATCTGACATGGAAGCAAGGCTGGTCCACAAGCTGCGCCATTGCGGCGCTTTGGTCCTGGAACAGGTGGCTGTTGATGAGAACGGCGCGATTGTCGGTCACGTTGCCTACAGCCGGGTCACCAATGCCGCAATTGGGCCGGGTCAAGCAATTCAAGTCGCATGCCTTTCTCCGGTTTCTGTCTTGCCAAATGTCCAGCGCCAAGGTGTTGGAGATCGCCTAATCCGGTCTTCCTTGAAAAGCCTTTCAGAACTGGAGGAAGACCTCGTTCTGGTTCTCGGACCTCCGGCATATTTTCCGCGGTTCGGTTTTGATCCCGAATTGGCAAAGAAGATCCACGGTCCCTATGCCGGTGGTGCATTTATGGCGCTGGCGTTGACCGAAGCTGGAACCAAAAATCTGCCGATCGAGGTGGCGTTTGCCACGCCGTTTGAAGAATTCGAATAA
- a CDS encoding DUF2189 domain-containing protein: MNDQETLNAGVRPMPQINKITVNDVIDALAAGLNDFRAAPVYGLAIGAFFAVGGLFVILSAAALNLSYLSYPAAAGFVLIGPFAAVGLYEVSRRLKTGEELSWSKVLGAMWAQKGRELSWMAFVVLFIQIMWMYQVRLLLALFLGFRSFASFEEFLNAVIGSPEGLMFLAVGHVVGAVLSLILFSLTVISFPMLLEEDRDFITAMISSVRAVATSPVPMIGWAFVVTAVLIVSMAPAFIGLIITLPILGHTTWHLYKKCVTIPEEPGSA, encoded by the coding sequence ATGAATGATCAGGAGACGCTGAATGCGGGTGTGCGGCCGATGCCGCAGATCAACAAGATTACCGTAAATGACGTCATTGATGCCCTTGCCGCCGGATTAAACGATTTTCGGGCAGCTCCGGTCTACGGTTTGGCTATCGGAGCCTTTTTTGCTGTCGGCGGCCTGTTCGTTATTCTCAGTGCTGCCGCACTTAATTTGAGCTACTTGTCATACCCAGCCGCAGCTGGTTTCGTTTTGATCGGCCCATTTGCCGCAGTCGGCCTTTATGAAGTCAGCCGGCGCCTGAAGACCGGTGAAGAGCTGTCCTGGTCGAAAGTTCTCGGCGCCATGTGGGCGCAAAAGGGCCGTGAACTCTCCTGGATGGCCTTCGTTGTCCTGTTCATCCAGATCATGTGGATGTATCAGGTCCGTTTGCTTTTGGCGCTGTTCTTGGGCTTCCGCTCATTTGCCTCGTTCGAGGAATTTCTGAACGCCGTTATTGGCAGCCCCGAAGGCTTGATGTTTCTCGCAGTTGGTCACGTCGTCGGTGCGGTCTTATCGCTGATCTTGTTCTCTCTGACGGTCATTTCCTTTCCAATGCTTTTGGAAGAAGACCGGGATTTCATCACAGCGATGATTTCCAGCGTCCGGGCCGTTGCGACATCCCCAGTACCAATGATCGGCTGGGCATTTGTGGTCACTGCTGTTTTGATTGTTTCAATGGCGCCCGCCTTTATCGGGCTGATCATCACATTGCCAATCCTCGGGCATACGACTTGGCATCTCTACAAGAAATGCGTGACAATTCCTGAAGAACCCGGCAGCGCTTAA